Proteins co-encoded in one Papaver somniferum cultivar HN1 chromosome 5, ASM357369v1, whole genome shotgun sequence genomic window:
- the LOC113278983 gene encoding cation/H(+) antiporter 28-like, producing the protein MDMLKLPDSISAETLCRLANGNTLVAGFSFVLISFSLLFQLIRPFFRLTKQPPIVLEIMAGLFLGNVGFMVEYLNLFSSHTFAAISEIGMSCYALVLGINFDVTLLGHTPPEAIVAYTGILSTVLVAATTAVPLIHFGFDHDMKDTANFGFILALSLTVAGTSSPVLTQLFTEANFSRSDIGKLVTGEGIYTELTTMILLGIISFSRNNEIDNKKPSRSIIGASVSFVSTVLVLYCLYKMLPLLANWMQKNNPKGKPMRGIDVILLVGSMSSMCLFLPAILGFSQAMTSFVIGLCFPRKGRLTYVLLRTLNQLLRFFFFPIYFCWIGTNIRSYKDLKSESYKYIFVKLFFLYVIILSGKILGALISGVILGFHWPIAVAIGLFLNVKGPFHIFIATFAVENEFMGAGSFLVFLLHAVLSISVIPYIMKFVIQKAQMELTHPLMALQWFDSNSELRMLVGIHGHQNVPTTINLMEISRGSGSPCISVYLTDLIEMNDKHSAVFIPDYQEDDCPSSAAATK; encoded by the exons ATGGATATGCTGAAACTACCAGATTCAATTTCAGCTGAAACATTGTGTAGATTAGCTAACGGGAATACATTAGTTGCTGGTTTTTCCTTCGTTCTTATATCCTTCTCCTTGCTCTTCCAACTAATCCGTCCTTTCTTTCGCCTTACAAAACAACCTCCAATCGTCCTTGAAATcatg GCAGGACTTTTTTTGGGAAATGTAGGGTTCATGGTTGAGTATCTTAACTTGTTTTCAAGTCACACATTCGCAGCAATTTCAGAAATTGGAATGAGTTGTTATGCTTTAGTTTTAGGGATAAATTTTGATGTAACGCTACTTGGACATACCCCACCTGAAGCCATAGTAGCTTACACTGGGATTTTATCAACTGTCCTCGTCGCTGCTACTACAGCTGTACCACTTATACATTTTGGATTTGACCATGACATGAAGGATACTGCGAATTTCGGATTCATATTGGCCTTGTCATTAACCGTGGCAGGTACTTCTTCTCCAGTGTTAACACAACTATTTACTGAAGCAAATTTCTCTAGATCGGATATCGGGAAACTAGTTACTGGTGAAGGAATCTATACTGAGTTAACCACTATGATTCTTCTCGGTATTATTTCGTTTTCCCGGAACAATGAAATTGATAACAAGAAGCCTTCTAGGTCAATAATAGGAGCTTCTGTAAGTTTTGTTTCTACCGTCCTGGTTCTCTATTGCCTATATAAAATGCTGCCATTGCTCGCAAACTGGATGCAGAAAAATAACCCGAAAGGAAAACCAATGAGAGGCATTGATGTGATTCTGCTTGTAGGTAGCATGTCGTCAATGTGCTTATTTCTACCTGCGATTTTAGGCTTCAGTCAAGCCATGACGTCTTTCGTGATTGGATTATGTTTTCCTAGAAAAGGAAGACTAACATACGTTTTGCTCCGTACACTTAATCagcttttgagatttttttttttcccaaTCTACTTCTGTTGGATAGGTACAAATATTAGATCATACAAGGATTTGAAATCAGAGTCTTACAAGTACATATTCGTAAAATTGTTCTTCCTTTACGTAATTATACTGAGTGGGAAAATTTTAGGAGCTCTAATTTCTGGTGTTATTTTGGGATTTCATTGGCCTATCGCAGTCGCAATAGGATTGTTTCTCAACGTCAAGGGTCCATTTCATATTTTCATTGCCACGTTCGCCGTCGAG AACGAATTCATGGGCGCTGGCAGCTTCCTCGTGTTCCTATTACATGCTGTACTCTCCATTTCAGTGATTCCTTATATCATGAAATTCGTCATCCAAAAGGCACAGATGGAACTTACACACCCGTTGATGGCACTCCAATGGTTTGACTCGAATTCTGAACTTCGTATGTTGGTTGGTATCCATGGACATCAGAATGTGCCAACCACGATAAATCTCATGGAGATTTCTCGAGGTAGTGGTTCACCTTGCATTTCAGTGTATTTAACTGATTTGATCGAGATGAACGACAAGCACTCGGCGGTGTTTATACCTGATTACCAAGAAGATGACTGTCcctcatcagcagcagca ACCAAATAA